The Saprospiraceae bacterium genomic interval AATTATTTCAAACTCGCACTTCGCAATCTCCTCAAAAACAAAATGTACACTGGTATCAACCTGGTTGGATTATCTATTGGGATCGCAGCTACTATCTTAATCTACCGGATCATTACCTATGAACTATCTTATAATAAACATTTTAAGAATTATGATCGCATCGTCCGGGTGATCGTCGATGGAAAAAATAAGATTACAGGAAATCATTACCAGAATCAAGGCATGACCTTACCGGCAATGGATGTGATTAAAAGATCAGTGCCCCAATTTAAGACCACTACTAAAATTAAAGAATTTTGGCCTACGATCGCTGTGCCCAATCCTTCCGGAGGAGCTCCTTTGAAAAAATTTAATACCGAAGAACCATCCGTCGCATTTTTTGTAGAACCTGCATTTTTTGAGATTTTTGATTACCAATGGCTCGCTGGCAATGCCCAATCTGCATTGAATGAAGTCAATACCATCGTTCTGACTAAAAGCCTGGCAGAAAAATGTTTTGGAGATGCCACCCAGGCGATTGGCCAGACGATCATCATGGACAATTTAGAACCTTATCTTCGGGTAGAAGGTGTCGTAAATGATCCGACTCCGACTTCCGATTTTCCGATCACGGCTTTTGTGTCCTATCCCACATTCAGAGCGCACCCCGAATTTTATTTTTATAGTGATGACTGGGGTTCTACCAGTACCAATAATCAATTTTTTGCGTTACTGAATGATCCTACTCAGGTAGATGCCACCAATCAGGTGCTGGCCGGAATAGGACAAGAACATTATGAAACGGACAGAGGTAGCAGGAAACATATGCTGCAGCCGCTGTCAGACTTGCATTATAATGAAGACCTGGGTACTTCAGGAAGCCATGTAATGGACAAAAAGAAACTGTGGATCTTGGGCATGATTGGGTTCCTGATCCTTATCATGGCCTGTTTTAATTTTATCAATATGGCCAATGCCCAATCCGTCACCAGGATAAAAGAAGTCGGCATCCGTAAGACATTGGGTGTAAGCAATGGCGCTTTGATGTCCGGGTTTTTATTGGAGACTGGTCTGCTGGTCCTATGTGGCATTTTATTAGGAGCGGGTATAGCGTTTGTCACTACACCTGTATTGCAGCATATATCCCCATTGCCTGCTGACATTTCTTTATTTAGTGATTTTGGGTTGATTTTGTTTTTATTGGGCTTGTTCGTTGTCGTGACTTTGCTTGCGGGATTGTACCCTGCATCTGTGCTTACATCTTTTCAACCTGTTAAAATATTCAGATCAGATTATGACAAAGGATTTGGATCTGGCGTGATGTTGAGAAAGGTCCTCGTAGTTATACAATTTGTGATAGCTTTTGGGCTAATAATCAGTACCGTGGTGACATTGAGCCAGTTGTCCTTTATTCAAAATATGAATCTTGGCTTCAATAAGGATCTGGTCTACACCTTTGGCTATAACAATGATAGCCTGACTCAATCCCGGCTTGGCACTTTAAAAAACAGGGTGACAGCTATCCCGGGTGTGGAAAACATGAGCGTCAGTAGCGATATGCCATCCTCTGGCAATACGTGGAGCTCCAATTGGTCATTGAGCCAGGGCAAAGAAGATGCACCTTTTAGTATCTCTATAAAATATTGTGATGAAGATTTTCAAAAGACCTATGATATAAAATTATTGTCAGGAAGATGGTTAAATCAATCTGATACTGCCCGGGAGGCAGTACTGAACAGGACAGCATTATTAAAATATGGCATCACCAATGTCGATTCGATGATCGGGAGTCCTATCAGGCTGGGTGGTGGTCAACCAATGATACTGGTGGGGGTAGCGGAAGATTATCATAGTCATTCTGCCCATGAACCACTGGAGGCACTTTTAATGACTTCTTATAATAAGTTTTATTTTTTGGCTAGCGTCAAGCTCAGAGATGCCAATATCCATGCAACGACCGCTGCGATAGCAAATATTTACAATGATATGTTTCCGGAGCAGGTGTTCAAGGGTACATTTTACGATACAGAGATCCAGCGGTTTTACGAGACAGATACCAAGTTTACCGCTTTATGCAAAGGCTTTGCCCTGCTGGCAGTGCTCATCTCCTGCCTGGGATTATTTGCACTGGCTTCATTTGCTATTTCCAGGAGATTAAAAGAAATAGGTGTCAGAAAAGTATTGGGCGCTACGACCGGTAACATAGTAGGTCTCATCAGCAAAGATTTTTTAATATTGGTCATGGTCGCATTTTTTATCGCAGCGCCGCTCTCATGGTATTTTATGA includes:
- a CDS encoding ABC transporter permease, with the translated sequence MLTNYFKLALRNLLKNKMYTGINLVGLSIGIAATILIYRIITYELSYNKHFKNYDRIVRVIVDGKNKITGNHYQNQGMTLPAMDVIKRSVPQFKTTTKIKEFWPTIAVPNPSGGAPLKKFNTEEPSVAFFVEPAFFEIFDYQWLAGNAQSALNEVNTIVLTKSLAEKCFGDATQAIGQTIIMDNLEPYLRVEGVVNDPTPTSDFPITAFVSYPTFRAHPEFYFYSDDWGSTSTNNQFFALLNDPTQVDATNQVLAGIGQEHYETDRGSRKHMLQPLSDLHYNEDLGTSGSHVMDKKKLWILGMIGFLILIMACFNFINMANAQSVTRIKEVGIRKTLGVSNGALMSGFLLETGLLVLCGILLGAGIAFVTTPVLQHISPLPADISLFSDFGLILFLLGLFVVVTLLAGLYPASVLTSFQPVKIFRSDYDKGFGSGVMLRKVLVVIQFVIAFGLIISTVVTLSQLSFIQNMNLGFNKDLVYTFGYNNDSLTQSRLGTLKNRVTAIPGVENMSVSSDMPSSGNTWSSNWSLSQGKEDAPFSISIKYCDEDFQKTYDIKLLSGRWLNQSDTAREAVLNRTALLKYGITNVDSMIGSPIRLGGGQPMILVGVAEDYHSHSAHEPLEALLMTSYNKFYFLASVKLRDANIHATTAAIANIYNDMFPEQVFKGTFYDTEIQRFYETDTKFTALCKGFALLAVLISCLGLFALASFAISRRLKEIGVRKVLGATTGNIVGLISKDFLILVMVAFFIAAPLSWYFMNQWLQGFVYRTDISWWMFVVAMVLVLTLAMVTVSTQAVKASWTNPVKSLRSE